CGCACGTGGATTAGTTCAGATGTTCCACTTCTACCATGTGCTAGATGGTTTTTCCTTTCAAGGCACATAAGCAAGCTTTTATATTGGCTTCAGCTTTTCTCTGCCACGGCTTGTGTCGTTCTTTCGTCGATGAAGCTCATCAAGCGTAATTATGGGGAGGTTGCCAAGGGAGACACTGACAGGAGGAACCGGGAGTCTGCTCTGAACATATTTTATGCCTTGGCTTTGGCTGAGGCTTTGTTGTTCTTGATGGAGAAAACTTACTGGGAATGGAAGATCAGTTACTGCAAACTGTTGGATGAGGTTAACAGAGAGTGTGAATTGGGGCCATCAGGGATGGTGTCAATTAGAAGGTTCTTTTATGATGCCTATTCGAGGTGTGTCAATGGAAGCATATTTGATGGGTTGCAAATGGACATTGTTTGCTTTGCCATGGATCTCTTGGCCTCAAACTCGCCTGATGAGCAGCTCATCGGAGCAAGGATTCTTCGCCAATTCGCGCTCAGCGAACGGTTTTCAGATGATACACTTCAGAAGCTTGGAATTTCCATATCTGTGGTGGAGAGGCTAGTTGAGATGCTGAATTGGACAGACCACAGGGAGGAAGAACTTAGGCTCTCAGCTGCAGAGATTTTGTCAGCACTAGCTGGCAAGAAGCAGAACTCTCTGCGCATAGCTGGGATACCTGGCGCTATGGAATCGATTTCTTCTCTTCTCCAAACTAACAGGAACTGCATACCTGCAGCTGATGAAattggagaaaagaaactcGTATTTGATCATCCAAATTATGGCTACTGGACATTTAACCATTTGGGGCTCCTAATTCTGAAGAAACTTGCCCGTGATCATGACAACTGTGGAAAGATTGGAAACACTAGAGGCCTGCTCCCAAAGATCATAGACTTCACACATGCTGAAGAAAGGTTGCTGAAGAATGAGAATGTTACGCCATCTCAGATTCTGACTGTGAAGAGATCACTGCAGCTGGTGAAGATGCTGGCTAGCACAACGGGCACCAACGGGAAACATCTTCGAAGGGAGATTTCGGAGATAGTTTTCACAATAAGCAACATCAGAGATATTTTGATGCACGGAGAGAAACACCCCTTGCTACAGAAACTGAGCATAGAAATTTTAACCAGTCTGGCATTGGAAGAGGAGGCAAGAGAAAGGATTGGAGGCACAGGTGGAGTACTTAAAGAATTGttcaacatatttttcaaagattgcATTGCTGAAGATCAGAAAGATGTAACCACTGTTGCTGGGGAGGCCCTAGCAATGCTAGCATTGGAAAGCAAGAGCAATTGTCATAGGATTTCCAAGTTAAAAGTAATGGAAAGGCTGATAGAAGCATTGAGCGTTCCAATGCTTCGTGTTAATGCTGCTAGGATTCTAAGAAATTTATGCAACTACAGTGGATCAGAATGCTTCAAACAGTTAAAGGAGGTAACAGCTGCAGCACCCACAGTAAGCATTCCTCTACCGTCATAATTTTTGGCTAGTAACATGTGAAATGTATGCTTCAAACTTAACTTTTAACTATTGCACAACCTTGCAGATACTTCAGGCAATCATGTCACAAGAAAACAAGCTTCAAGAAGTGATGATTGGACTGGCAGCAAGTGTTTTCACATTCATGGATTCTTCTGAATCAAGCGCTGTATTTGAAGAATCTCGAATCACTGAGACTGAACTAGCAAATAAACTAATCCAGATTCTCAAGAAACACCGATATCCTCCAACTAAGGTCCCAAGGATAAGGAGGTTTGTGATAGAGCTAGCAATTTGGAtgatgaaagagagagaagaaaacatTCACACTTTCAAGGGTTTGGGGATGGAGGAGGTGCTGGAGAGTGTCTTGGAGACCACTTCAGAGCTTGAAAGCTTTAATGTTTTCTCTGGTACTGTTGGCCTGAACAGGCACAATCTAACAATTCACTCACTGGTTGAGACAGCATTGAAGTTGATGGAAGATAGGTGAAACAATCACTTTAATGGTATACTATATACCTGTACGTGTGTGTGGAAACTAGTAAATCTCTAGGAAGACTACCTTGTCTGGTGGGTCTGGAAATAGAGCCTGACTAATgatttattcattatttgttttttcagaTTCAATGTTAccatttgaataaaataatccaTATGTCCCTTTAAGGTTGAATTCCTCCCTTCCTGCAttgaaattgaacaaaaaaattcCATATAATCTTGAGTTTTTCTTCATTAGGCTAGACTGATGAAACTGAATCACCGCATCAACCACAAAAAAACAGTCACATCATAAAATCCTCCTAGAAGGCTGCTTAGTCCCTATTCATCACTTATTTACAAATTACATGCAAAAAAGAAATGCTGTAGAATTTAGACCAACATCCTAGGAAATCACTTTGGAGACAACTCCTGCACCAACTGTTCTGCCTCCCTCTCTTAAAGCAAATCTTTGTCCTGTTTATAAAGAAAGTGACTACTGTCAGAACATCATAATGCTGGATGTAATATGAATAACTGAGATCCTGTAGATAATATGCAGCATCTTTATGATCTATAATCAAGGACTCTACCAACCTGTTTCAAGAGGAACAGGTGACATCAGCTCAAAAGTTGCAGCCACATTATCACCAGGCATAACCATCTTAACATTTTCTGGTAATTCCACCTTTCCAGTAATGTCTGCAGTCCTCAGGTAAAACTGAGGCTTATAGTTAGAGAAAAAAGCTGTATGACGGCCACCTTCATCTTTCGAGAGCACATAAATCTCGGCTTCAAACTTCTTATACGTTTTCAAAGAACCAGGCTTGGTCACGACCTGCAATTTCACCAACAGAAAGTTTAGacacagaaaaacaaaacaaattcattcattttcGTAAAATGAATAACCCTCGTAAAACTTGATCAAATAGTGGTTGCAGTTTCTCACATCATACCTCTTTCTATTCCAGAACTTGTCTTACTTGCAATATTTGAGTGTTATTAATCACCAATTAAGTGAGAAAACTCACCTTTTCAAATCAAGAGTGAGACCATTACCAGATTTTCACTACCATATGAAGTTTTAATCAATGCTGAACATAAATTTGATACGTTAAATATTAGTTTACACCTTGAGTTAGTCCCACTTACCATTCCTCGCTGAACATCATCGCGCTTCAGACCACGAAGAAGAAGTCCCACATTATCACCTGCCTAGAAATGGAAACACAACTAATTATCCATCCATTCAAATTCAGATGaaaggaaggaagaagaaggaagggtTCTATGATTTTACTTACTTCCCCTCGATCCAAAATTTTCTTGAACATTTCCACACCAGTTACAGTAGTCTTCAAAGGTCCACTCTGTAAACAGACAGAGAAatacaaaatcatataaaataaagaaaaacactcATTAACATGACATTATAATACATATTTGACTTCAATGAGTACCTGTGTTAGTCCCAATACTTCAACCTCCTCTCCCACTTTGATGGTGCCTTGTTCAACACGACCCGTCACAACAGTTCCTCGCCCCTTCGCATAAACAAAACATGTGGGTGGAACATATCAGGCAGTTGACAACATTTGCTAAGTACATATAAACGAGCAGACAGAACGCATACGTTAGAGGTTAAAGAAATTCCATTTACTTCATTATCATACTAAGGAAAGCGTTTGAACTGAAATACTATAACTCCTagacaaaaaaattaagtaCAAAGACTacttattatgttttgtttcaCAACAGTTGTGATCTTTTTGCTTACCTGAATTGAGAAAACGTCTTCTATAGGCATTAAGAAAGGCTTGTCAAGTTTCCTTACAGGATTAGAAATGTATTCATCCACAGCATCCATTAGTTTTAAGATAGCATGCTTTCCAAGTTCTTCATTTGTCCCCTGTAGAGCAGAGAGGGCAGAACCTCGCACAATTGGAATTTCATCCCCAggaaatttgtagaaattaagaAGTTCTGCAAAAATGTTTGGTTTGCCAATGGATGCACATCCATTTAGTAGAAAATATATGATCATTAGTACATTAaattttctttccattcaaaTAAAACGATAAGCTGATACTTCGTACCACGAAGCTCCAGTTCCACAAGTTCAAGCAACTCTGGATCATCAACAGCATCAACCTTATTTAGAAAGCAGACCAATGCTGGCACACCAACCTGACAcaggaaacaagaaaaataccCATGCATGTTATGgtattttggttttgtaatttaGTTAGATTTTATAAAAACTGAGTTTTACTTTTGCATGTTGACAAAATAACAACCTGCCGAGCAAGCAGTATATGTTCTTTTGTTTGAGGCATTGGCCCATCTGGTGCAGAAACCACAAGAATTCCACCATCCATTTGTGCAGCTCCAGTTATCATGTTCTGCGatttcaacaaataaattaattgaagatGGAGTCCATGCGGATTATAGGACATACACAAGAGAATCAAATAATCAATCATGCACAGATAAGATCAGACATTCTTCAGAGTAAGGAAAATTATGTTCATTCAATTCAATATTGAAGGAAAAAAGCATTAGGATCATAATTCATACCCGAGAAAATTGGCccatatgaataaaaaaaacaataatccGTTTGTTCAAGTAGATACTTTAACCAAGTCTGATCAAATTTCCTACTAACGTTACCTTAACATAATCTGCATGTCCTGGGCAATCAACATGGGCATAGTGCCGCTTTGCTGTCTCATATTCTACATGAGCCTGCAAGATCGTCATGATAAGAGGCCCAAGAGAAGCTTACAAAATTTTCTTCATAAAGCATTCTAGTTATTTATCATTCACAATatgcataatttgaaaatggacttcCAAAAAAACAGTGATCTATCTCTCACAGTAGCAATAGtaattcctctcttcttctcctcGGGAGCCTTGTCTATTTCCTCGAAGGCAACGGCCTTGGCTTTACCTTCTTCAGCTAGCACCTTCAAGTTTCACAAAAGCACAAAAAATGTTCATCccctaaagaaaataaaaggcgGAATTCCTCTGCACTGTTTAAGTATGAAGACAAAGAAATCAACCCAAACCTTGGTTATTGCAGCAGTTAGTGTAGTTTTCCCATGATCAACGTGCCCTATTGTGCCAATGTTAAGATGGGGCTTTCTGCA
Above is a genomic segment from Vigna radiata var. radiata cultivar VC1973A chromosome 10, Vradiata_ver6, whole genome shotgun sequence containing:
- the LOC106774425 gene encoding uncharacterized protein LOC106774425 isoform X2; this translates as MDHRLSVKTEGEGSVCVKVAELRRLSETSKTITMFEPRGLGSIEKRDSDADNSFSSTTVRAPEKKLTLFALRLAVLEKAASSLGTLGFIWATVVLLGGFAITLDKTDFWFITIILLIEGTRIFSRSHELEWQHQATWSITDAGINSFRMLKSSPNLLLQGVKSLFKPIVMKRQRRDMVEANVTPRYRDGTFNIRTPTRTWISSDVPLLPCARWFFLSRHISKLLYWLQLFSATACVVLSSMKLIKRNYGEVAKGDTDRRNRESALNIFYALALAEALLFLMEKTYWEWKISYCKLLDEVNRECELGPSGMVSIRRFFYDAYSRCVNGSIFDGLQMDIVCFAMDLLASNSPDEQLIGARILRQFALSERFSDDTLQKLGISISVVERLVEMLNWTDHREEELRLSAAEILSALAGKKQNSLRIAGIPGAMESISSLLQTNRNCIPAADEIGEKKLVFDHPNYGYWTFNHLGLLILKKLARDHDNCGKIGNTRGLLPKIIDFTHAEERLLKNENVTPSQILTVKRSLQLVKMLASTTGTNGKHLRREISEIVFTISNIRDILMHGEKHPLLQKLSIEILTSLALEEEARERIGGTGGVLKELFNIFFKDCIAEDQKDVTTVAGEALAMLALESKSNCHRISKLKVMERLIEALSVPMLRVNAARILRNLCNYSGSECFKQLKEILQAIMSQENKLQEVMIGLAASVFTFMDSSESSAVFEESRITETELANKLIQILKKHRYPPTKVPRIRRFVIELAIWMMKEREENIHTFKGLGMEEVLESVLETTSELESFNVFSGTVGLNRHNLTIHSLVETALKLMEDR
- the LOC106774426 gene encoding elongation factor Tu, mitochondrial; its protein translation is MASVAIRNLYSKRLLSSLHFTNAFHSFSCGTISQNHHASTLDLVSLRRSMATFTRTKPHLNIGTIGHVDHGKTTLTAAITKVLAEEGKAKAVAFEEIDKAPEEKKRGITIATAHVEYETAKRHYAHVDCPGHADYVKNMITGAAQMDGGILVVSAPDGPMPQTKEHILLARQVGVPALVCFLNKVDAVDDPELLELVELELRELLNFYKFPGDEIPIVRGSALSALQGTNEELGKHAILKLMDAVDEYISNPVRKLDKPFLMPIEDVFSIQGRGTVVTGRVEQGTIKVGEEVEVLGLTQSGPLKTTVTGVEMFKKILDRGEAGDNVGLLLRGLKRDDVQRGMVVTKPGSLKTYKKFEAEIYVLSKDEGGRHTAFFSNYKPQFYLRTADITGKVELPENVKMVMPGDNVAATFELMSPVPLETGQRFALREGGRTVGAGVVSKVIS
- the LOC106774425 gene encoding uncharacterized protein LOC106774425 isoform X1, with the protein product MDHRLSVKTEGEGSVCVKVAELRRLSETSKTITMFEPRGLGSIEKRDSDADNSFSSTTVRAPEKKLTLFALRLAVLEKAASSLGTLGFIWATVVLLGGFAITLDKTDFWFITIILLIEGTRIFSRSHELEWQHQATWSITDAGINSFRMLKSSPNLLLQGVKSLFKPIVMKRQRRDMVEANVTPRYRDGTFNIRTPTRTWISSDVPLLPCARWFFLSRHISKLLYWLQLFSATACVVLSSMKLIKRNYGEVAKGDTDRRNRESALNIFYALALAEALLFLMEKTYWEWKISYCKLLDEVNRECELGPSGMVSIRRFFYDAYSRCVNGSIFDGLQMDIVCFAMDLLASNSPDEQLIGARILRQFALSERFSDDTLQKLGISISVVERLVEMLNWTDHREEELRLSAAEILSALAGKKQNSLRIAGIPGAMESISSLLQTNRNCIPAADEIGEKKLVFDHPNYGYWTFNHLGLLILKKLARDHDNCGKIGNTRGLLPKIIDFTHAEERLLKNENVTPSQILTVKRSLQLVKMLASTTGTNGKHLRREISEIVFTISNIRDILMHGEKHPLLQKLSIEILTSLALEEEARERIGGTGGVLKELFNIFFKDCIAEDQKDVTTVAGEALAMLALESKSNCHRISKLKVMERLIEALSVPMLRVNAARILRNLCNYSGSECFKQLKEVTAAAPTILQAIMSQENKLQEVMIGLAASVFTFMDSSESSAVFEESRITETELANKLIQILKKHRYPPTKVPRIRRFVIELAIWMMKEREENIHTFKGLGMEEVLESVLETTSELESFNVFSGTVGLNRHNLTIHSLVETALKLMEDR